A segment of the Crassostrea angulata isolate pt1a10 chromosome 10, ASM2561291v2, whole genome shotgun sequence genome:
TACCTTCATACATACTTTTCTGTTAAAGAAGAttgatacatatgtatttaaaaattgatacgACCATCAAGTCTTCTTAACTATAACTATACCTTTATAATTAAATAAGTGTCAACAATTTTACTTTGCGTATTGcaagaataaagaaaatgtgttttatatgtatatatgtatcaaTCACTTACCGGTATACTATTTCTTCTACTTGTTTAACAATTATCCTTATGTTGGTAAGATAAATAGAACCATTCATTATcacgagtgtgggatagtgaaatttcACCGAGGGGACACGATTCACGGTCTTGTACGAGGCTTTACagagtcctagaccgtgaatcttggccccaAGGTTGAATTTTACTATCACACACGactatataatgaatgattatttttctcgcaaTGTTTTACTCTTAAAAAGGATGTCTGACAACTTTCTGTTttgacgttcaaaagattatTTCGGTCTAATAGTATCCCTtcgcgtgcttcaaatagtgcaagtcaaaATGAGTCTTCGTTTTAAAGCGGCCTAGTAAATatacagtgtaagacagaaaaatctcactctgctgtctcacactggacaaaccgatctcacaccgtTGATAATGCGAGAAAGAGTTCGGAAACAAAAAATACGGCATCACGTCAAACATTCTCATAAGGGTAGAACGTCCATATCTAAGTAATCCATGCATTCCTTCATATATCGATTATTTACGTTCTTTAAGTCacttaatattaatatttatcaaatttcagATAGAAATGTAAAAATACACAGTGAAAGGTCTTTGATGGTTGcaagcattgtaaaaaatataaggAACTCACGTCAGCGGATTCTGTGctctttttttcaaagtttctTATTTAGTTATTCATGCCTACATTaactataaaagaaaaaaggatCGCTTCGTAAAGATAAAAGACACTCGAGTTATCTATCATATTAAATGATGGTTGTTATGAATTAATAGTTATTTCGTCAAAACTTCATATATTAGatctattgtttaaaaaaatatatatcatgatatatacTTTATACATTCATCATAAATTCAATGGACCTCGTCCAATTCttgtttaaaaagtcatttatcTTATCACCTAAACATTGCAAATATACAAATAACTAATCTCTGTTTATTTTGACGCATGATTAAAAACCGAGAAAATAACCACCGCCTTCAAAATATGGCATGGGCCTAAAacggccccctaaaatgaaaatcatcattttactgtaattctttgttttctttgtacagatatatatgtgatgtttttacttaatgttcattttgattcaagtccccacaatttagaaatgcattgtaaagacaaccttttcccgccatttttgcatttttagcataaaacagcttgttttcaagcagtttttctttcagaaaacatactTGCTTGAACgaacaaaatagtttaatcagagatgtatctagtcaagactaataagtgacaaaaaaaatttccttgttcaagcatgcgctctatatttcccattcgtaataACATGAGaacaatgtcaatttttgaccaattttgattgaattatagaaatagcgtcacttctgacgtcaaatactgcaagtgagtgaaaataaatatgtaaaaaagattttttacatcaactctcctaaaaaataacaaaacattttattgtacccgaaacacttcaaaaaaatggcgaattatgggggccaaatttaattcatattatatatagttcttaACCAGGTCAGTGTAACCCTGTCAATTAACTAAATTGGGGCACCGGATTGGGTGTTAGAAAATGATTGACTTACGTTTACTCGTCCTGTGAATTCCATGCCTAACTCTCTCGACGATGGTGCAATTAACTTTTGCCTTCTGATGCATACCGTGACGATAATTTGCCATCTATTTGCAATATAAttaaaagcaatataaaaagCTATGAATCAAAAATTTACTCATAATTGGTCTATGTTCCACACCAAACTGACTCGCTGATCAAAAATAGTCTGCCAAAATAATGTGGTGCCGAACATGCATCCATGAAAACgtcaattattaataaagataatGCGAGAAAGAGTTATTCCTGTAAAGGGACAATGCCAGTGACACagatatctgaaatgtgtctGTTAGTCCAAATTTACTTAATAAGCAAAATAATGAcagtttacataattatgtacacAACAGCTTTAATAGACAGAGTTTCTCTACCTTACAAGATCAAGTATTGGTGTCTTGTTTTGAGATTGAAAATTAACTATATCTTAAAAGATAACCAGCATCAACTATCCTTAAATATTTTGACtttaatgttttgtaaaaaatattaacttCATTGACAGTTTGACTTAGAATAATTCGACGGtaatatttttgtacctatatttaataaaaatgtatgtttagAATATTTCATATGAATTTAGAGTCATGAATTTCATGATCATATCTTTGAGCTTATTTTTTGTTCTGAGTTCCGGTTGTTTTATCCCCATTTTAAAAACCGGTTGTCGTTAAACTACATAGGATTGAATTTAGAGGAATAGGAATCCAGGGGTTCTGAACTGTCAGTCTTCaccctaaaaatttcaagcttatTGGTATTCTTTTGTTGTCATTTGAATCTTActtaatcaaaaacaaaaaatacggCATAACGTCAAACATTCTCATAAAGGTAGAACTTCCATATCTAAGTAATCCATGCATTCCTTTATATATCGATTATTTACGTACTTTAAgtcatttaatataaatatttatcaaatttcaaagaaaaatgtaaaaataacacagttaaatgttttatttaggGTCTCCCGGTCTTAGGTGGTTGCaagaattgtaaaaattataaggAACTCACGTCAGCGGATTATGTGCTTTCTCTTCGAAATTTCTTATTTAGTCATTTATGCCTACATTaactataaaagaaaaaaaatagataagaGGCCCTCAAGTTATCATCTATCATATCAAATGGTGgttatgaataaataattatttcgtCAAGACTTTATATATTAGATCTGTggattaaaaagaaatatatcatgatatatacATTATGCATACATCATAAATTCATTTGATCTCGTTCAATTCTTCTTTAAATTGTAACCTAAATATTGCAAATACACAAATAACTAATCTCTGTTTATTTTGACGTATGATTAAGAATAGAAAATGTCCAGTGGTATATAGATGTTggtctttttataataagatgcatatatacatagataaatatatacatcATGACTATATCGAGTTATTTACTCCCATTCCACATGGCCAACACGGAGTCCAAGATAAGAAATCTCTTCACGTGTTTGTCCATCTGCCCGTTCCTGTAGAATTTATATAAGATTTAGAAGCACTATATAAAGGAGAGTCCAACGATCACTTATTGTATCATTTCCCAAAAAGGATTCAATGATAAAGAATATCGAAATGTTACGAAACGTAATTTTTGTATGCCTGTGTGTGGTGAATTTAAGTTCGGCTTTCATTCTTGATACATTTTTGGGAAGAGCAGTTCAACCCGTGTCAGCACTTGATGTTCAAAAATATCTAGGAAGATGGTTTCAGGTTGGTTACCTTATAAAACTCGGCCTTTAGAAAATAATTTGTATAAGGTTTTTATcgtcattttgtttttcaataacaaAACGCTTAATTTTCTGTTAATGTCTTTTTCATAGTAGCTATTGCGTTATATTAATTCTGGtatatatttttagatattaaaatGATAACATCTAGTTGAAATTTAAGAGTTTACTGTTAAATACTCTTGATTTAGTATTTTAAGACAAAGtcatatttcatgaaaatgcaATGCGTATTTTATTACagcaatatttgaataaaacacctggaatttttttaattgaactaTAACTTGAATTGAACTTTATGAAATAGATAAtggaataaattttttttactcgaGAGATGTAATGATaggaaattgtttaatttttcgtATTACGTCaaatttattcttttaatatatctttttattatttctaattttagATGTATGGCAGTCAATCCATTTATGCCACATTTGAAAGAGGTGCTTACTGTGTCACTGCCGATTGTAagttttcaaatcatttttataaactttCATCATAAATTATGATTATGATCAATGTCATAATCAAAGTATTTGATATTCATAATGTTAAATATCATAATAGTGGCgctaacaatttttaataaattcatgtaAGACGAGTACGTTTAGATTTCATTTTAGAATAGTTACGATTTGTCTCTACTTAACGTCATCATTTGAGTTTCAACAAATTTGAAAGGAATTCTTTTCAGGAGTTTTCACAATCTAAATGATgtgtttcatatttatttatatgaaaagaGTTTGGTGCAATGTCGTTACTGGTGGAGGGGGCAAAAAAAACGGGAGATTGTTTTTGTGTTGTATATAAGTTTCTAAAACAAGGTTCAGATGATGAACATCTGAAGTTAGttcaatattttcatcaaaactCTAAAATGTTTCTTACAGACACATTAGCAAATGACGGAACCAATCACATCACTGTACTGAACTCTGAACGACTAAATTCTGGCACTGGTCCAATAAAGGTCATTCATGGATACGCCACTCCAAGTGACACCCCCGGAAAACTGACCGTTCACTTGGAGTCTGTTATATTTGACGCCCCATGTatgcattttgtttaaatttgactTTAAAGCAAAACTATTACATGATTTGAACGCCCGTgatctttttattcattaattgcACTTGTAATgcttcaaaaagaaaataagataaAACTTAATTTTCCTGATAACTGATAATTATGTTCTTTTAATAACAGACTGGGTGATCAAGCTTGGACCTGCTACTTATGGAAGTGAAAACAAGTACCAGTATGCTGTAGTAAGCGACAATGTCAAGGCCACTCTCTTCGTGTTAGCACGTGACCCGGAAGTGTTTCAGAGAGACTACGAAGCAGAGGTTCTGCAGTTTTTAAAGGAGAAAGGTTTCACAACTCTTGTGAACAGGCCAGTGAAGACATATCACGAGAGtgattgtatttataatgatcAACACCAATGAACTTAACCTTTTTATTATGAGAAGTGTTGAacttaaacattcaaaacaTATCTGTTATGTTTCGTTGCTGTATTTTGTATACAGAATTCTCACCAAATGAACAAGCAAATTAAATTTGCATATTTATGcttgaataaaatgtaataaaaagtaTGAATAGAAGCATGTTTTATATCGTTCAGTGTCTCaatgtttctttaaactgtTATTGTGTTTCGTCTTAAAAATGTACATTGATAGCAGTCGGGGGAATGTTTCCCCTTAATGAAAACCTGCTTTCGGTATAATTTTCTTCAAAGTTGTGGGTTGGATTTAAAATAGCAATTTACTTGCACCCAAAGAATATTACTCTAGATTATTTGATATCCCAAAATACACCCTAAACCAcgtaattttttttcgaaatgaagaTACAATTAGTAGTTCTTTTTCTCAGTAGAGTGAGCCACCAGATACCcattaattttaattctttaaaattataaaaccaAATCACATTTTTGGACAAATGCTAAGTGAATGTTGTGCGTTCATATATGCAGAAGATTCATATATGATTGCTTGTCTTTCTATCTTTGTTCAGAGAAGTTTGTTTCCATGTTAGAAGACTAGTATGAACTTCATGTTTACGCATAGCTGTGATGAGTATAATGCATGCAATTTCTTTTATTCGTCAGAAATTCAATTCTGTAGAAACTTAAGGACCGTAGACATGTCtcgattatttttctttgttccCAAAATTCccgaaattagaaaaaaaaaaacgatttagCGTCTGGTGGAACGGAAATCACTCCATCTATATACCAAAGTATTAATGCTACTTCAtggaatataaaacaaaaattctcaaaataagacaataattcttcaaaacttaaaaaaaaaataatggccaCCGTCAATAGTGTTTATGTAAGACTAGGTATGGGCTTCTTATATGACCAGCTGCCCTGAATCTCTTTATTTATATTGGAAAAGCTGGTGGAAATCCGATGTAAGGTTTGCTCTACCTTTCCGAAATCTATAATCACATGCTTAGATGGGaagtaaaaaattatgatttttatgaatttaaagcATCTCTACAGAAACTTTTAATTAGGCATGCAAATCATATTTTGGATGATAGCTTTAATTACTTTACACAATTCAATATTTTCTGCATCGTCAAAAGAATAaagtaaatacatataaaacgataataactgttttgaaacaaaaaatcatttacaacaagattattttttttcttttaaaaattataaatcatttgaACAGAAATTGTGCAGTGTCATTCTAGAAAAGTATTACATCAAATTCAAATGCCTCTCTTAACTCTGAAATGTAAGAAATATTTAGCTTAATGTGTTATTTTGTCTTGTTCTTATGGTGTTTTTTTCTTGTCTATATATGTCCTCGtcgttcatttttatttttacggctttgttatattttttatcctttttttaggggggggggggttaaattgTTGCTTTGATGTATTTAGTTGATGATTACTAAAATCGATATAACACATACGACCATACTAATGAATTGccaatttttatatcatttataaacatttaaattaatgcatgTAGAATATTCCTgcataatttatattatttgaatgaaaatcaatacTCAGAAACATTCGGTTAGGAGTTGTATTTCCTAGTAAATCAAGTGAATTTCCTCCGATTGTAaatgatattgatttatttcataGAACGTACACCGTGtttgtatcatttatttattcgtGATATGACAGCCACCATACCAAGGTAAGGTAATtgaattacttttttatatatttcaactcAAATCTTCATGAAGTTTTGACAATGTTATTGCTATCGACTAATTTCTACaataatattgcatatatataaTGGATACTTCCATAGAATTGCCAGTGGTAAAATCCTTTTCTAAGCAGACACTACGTACGTTAGTAAGCTCTGTCTTGCGTATGCGCCATGTTCATTTGGTACTATTGTAGGAAGTTGCTTGTTGACTTTTAGTCATAAAATTATTCCACACAAcgtgaaaaaagatttttattcgCAAACTGTTGTTTAAAAAGTCCTTTTCAATTCGGACTTATTGATAAATTATTGTAACACGCCAACTTAATGACATACAAAGACGCAAACCGAAAACtgaatatgatttaaaataattctttatatagataataaaattctcgtctttattttatctttggaagaaacatttttaaatagtttaaatGGCACAGTTTTAATACATATTCTGAATGCTTAGCTGTAAATGCCGATGCATCATCGCCTATAGTCTATACATGAAGCACAAAGGTTGTTGGGgggaaaaaatcatttcatttgttACACTTTTGTCTCGTATCTGTCCATATGTGATTTTCAAACGTGGcattatttgagaaaaaacgtTTCAAGACTTGCAAGTTTTGACTAATCCATGCTTTCTTATTTACTATTGATCTTTCTTTCATAAATTCAGAAACAATCAAATGTACACTCACTAATTGGCAAACCCAGAAACTATAAGGACGCGCAATACAATGCAATGTTTTCTGTGACTCCTGAGTAagttatgaaacaaaaaattttgttgaaatgttttagtttttcttcttttttatcttATACGTGTAGAGCTTTATACTAAGGAggttggatggtcaacaaattaatcaTCAGATACACGTAAGATTTGTTTTGTTAAGCTATTAACAGCAGCTTAGTAAAGAAACAACccatatattttacctttcaaatttgggtatttttctatatttttatgttGAGTTCTACCTCTAAAAAAAGGTTGTTACAgtttaaaaat
Coding sequences within it:
- the LOC128167288 gene encoding uncharacterized protein LOC128167288; its protein translation is MIKNIEMLRNVIFVCLCVVNLSSAFILDTFLGRAVQPVSALDVQKYLGRWFQMYGSQSIYATFERGAYCVTADYTLANDGTNHITVLNSERLNSGTGPIKVIHGYATPSDTPGKLTVHLESVIFDAPYWVIKLGPATYGSENKYQYAVVSDNVKATLFVLARDPEVFQRDYEAEVLQFLKEKGFTTLVNRPVKTYHESDCIYNDQHQ